The following coding sequences lie in one Pseudomonas svalbardensis genomic window:
- a CDS encoding FAD/NAD(P)-binding protein, translating to MTAFTSPACCIAIVGAGFSGTLTAINTLRANPAMGLRILLIEKTSQACRGLAYRYDDDNLLLNVPAGNMSAIADEPNDFVAFCEELDPAFNAKSFISRRLYGEYLEQKLKDAMDQYPGVISIVNAQVNAVHLSTDCKPYRLQLENAEDVMADKVVLALGHFAPKLPAGIQVAVSSQVVNALDFAAIDALDRDAPVAVLGMGHTAIDAVFRLTSCNPGRKVYMISRRGLLPFGHRFDPQPPRTSGFPSWLASLPMTIRAYTRAARKEAKAREADGGDWRDMLNELRPHTATIWKNLSDTERGKFLQRVVPYWDIHRHRLAPASERRIKQLIESGQVVQLAGRVRGGEKFCSGLRIDVALRGHQGVSSIEVGALINGTGPSYDIAAVDQPILNQLLHDGLIKQDRQKMGLEVDEHYQLLTAGGDSLRGLHYIGPMLKAKYWEAIAVPELRIHAQQLGQGLASQPFTRICD from the coding sequence ATGACCGCCTTTACCTCTCCTGCATGCTGCATCGCCATCGTCGGCGCAGGTTTCAGTGGAACTCTCACAGCCATCAACACGCTTAGAGCCAACCCGGCAATGGGGCTGCGCATTCTGCTAATCGAGAAAACCAGTCAGGCGTGTCGTGGCCTTGCCTATCGCTACGATGACGATAATCTCCTGCTCAATGTTCCAGCAGGCAATATGAGCGCCATTGCTGATGAACCCAACGATTTCGTCGCGTTTTGCGAAGAGCTGGATCCAGCCTTCAACGCCAAGTCATTCATTTCGCGCCGGCTGTATGGCGAGTATCTGGAGCAGAAGTTAAAGGACGCCATGGATCAGTACCCCGGTGTCATTTCAATCGTGAATGCGCAAGTGAATGCCGTACATCTTTCTACTGACTGCAAACCTTACCGGCTGCAACTGGAAAACGCTGAAGACGTGATGGCTGACAAGGTTGTGCTGGCGCTAGGTCACTTTGCCCCGAAACTGCCAGCTGGAATCCAAGTCGCAGTCAGCAGCCAAGTGGTAAATGCCTTGGACTTCGCCGCCATCGACGCCCTTGACCGAGACGCTCCAGTGGCTGTCCTCGGGATGGGCCATACCGCTATCGATGCGGTGTTCAGGCTGACCAGCTGTAACCCGGGCCGCAAGGTCTACATGATTTCCCGCCGTGGTCTTTTGCCTTTCGGTCACCGCTTCGATCCCCAGCCGCCACGCACCAGCGGATTCCCGTCCTGGCTTGCCTCCCTCCCCATGACCATACGCGCCTATACCCGTGCTGCGCGCAAAGAAGCAAAGGCTCGTGAAGCGGACGGCGGCGACTGGCGGGATATGCTTAATGAGCTTCGCCCTCACACAGCTACCATATGGAAAAACCTTTCAGACACAGAGCGGGGCAAATTCCTGCAGAGGGTCGTGCCGTACTGGGATATCCACCGCCACCGCCTGGCACCAGCCTCCGAGCGCCGCATTAAGCAGCTGATCGAATCGGGGCAGGTTGTTCAACTGGCTGGCAGGGTAAGGGGGGGAGAGAAATTCTGTTCGGGCCTTCGGATCGATGTAGCGCTCAGAGGTCATCAAGGCGTAAGTAGCATCGAGGTCGGCGCTCTGATTAATGGAACCGGCCCGAGCTACGATATTGCAGCGGTGGATCAGCCTATTCTCAATCAATTGCTACATGATGGCTTGATCAAGCAGGATCGACAGAAAATGGGACTTGAGGTGGATGAGCATTACCAGCTCCTTACGGCGGGCGGTGATTCGTTACGCGGGCTGCACTATATCGGCCCGATGCTCAAAGCAAAGTATTGGGAGGCAATTGCAGTCCCGGAGCTTCGCATCCACGCGCAACAGCTTGGCCAAGGGTTGGCGAGCCAGCCCTTCACGAGGATATGTGATTGA
- a CDS encoding CPBP family intramembrane glutamic endopeptidase produces MIALPWIYLALLSTGYGLALIYGQLGWLAGISVALLLFAGFAVRQQKLSIAWHLGHALFIVLALALAMHWLPGFYNGRAIDPQRFTDDAVPFSMYLNLDKSLIGFWLLLVCPWIVGRRSLRLSIYATAMALSLSAVLALGGALLLGVISWAPKWPHQAWLWALNNLLLVTLVEEALFRGYIQGGLTRRFKNLPYGENLALLLASLLFGLVHVGAGWQWVLLASLAGVGYGLAYRFGGLGAAIATHFGLNLLHFGLFTYPMLAG; encoded by the coding sequence ATGATTGCCCTGCCATGGATTTATCTGGCTCTCCTCTCTACTGGCTATGGTCTGGCACTGATCTACGGCCAACTTGGCTGGCTGGCCGGCATCTCCGTTGCTTTGCTGCTGTTCGCCGGCTTCGCAGTTCGCCAACAAAAGCTCTCCATCGCGTGGCACCTCGGTCACGCCTTATTCATTGTCCTGGCCCTGGCACTGGCGATGCACTGGCTTCCCGGTTTCTACAACGGTCGCGCCATCGACCCTCAGCGATTCACCGACGATGCCGTACCGTTTTCCATGTACCTGAATCTGGACAAATCACTAATAGGCTTTTGGCTATTACTGGTCTGCCCGTGGATTGTCGGCCGCCGTTCGCTGCGCCTTTCCATTTATGCCACTGCTATGGCGCTGTCCCTGAGTGCCGTGTTGGCCTTGGGTGGCGCGCTGTTGCTGGGCGTGATCAGTTGGGCACCGAAGTGGCCCCATCAAGCCTGGTTATGGGCGCTGAACAATCTGCTGCTGGTGACCCTGGTCGAGGAAGCACTCTTTCGCGGCTACATCCAGGGCGGTCTGACCCGGCGCTTTAAAAACCTGCCCTACGGTGAAAACCTCGCCCTGCTCCTCGCCTCGCTGCTGTTCGGCCTGGTGCATGTGGGCGCCGGCTGGCAATGGGTGTTGCTGGCGAGTCTGGCGGGTGTCGGCTATGGTCTGGCCTACCGTTTTGGTGGCTTGGGTGCGGCCATCGCCACCCATTTCGGCCTGAACCTGCTGCATTTCGGGCTGTTCACCTATCCGATGCTGGCTGGGTAA
- the acnA gene encoding aconitate hydratase AcnA, producing MPSLDSLKTLKTLQVDDKTYHYFSLPDAAKSLGDLDKLPMSLKVLLENLLRWEDEKTVTGADLRAIAAWLKERRSDREIQYRPARVLMQDFTGVPAVVDLAAMRAAMAKAGGDPQRINPLSPVDLVIDHSVMVDKFASASAFEQNVDIEMQRNGERYAFLRWGQSAFDNFSVVPPGTGICHQVNLEYLGRTVWTKDEDERTYAFPDTLVGTDSHTTMINGLGVLGWGVGGIEAEAAMLGQPVSMLIPEVIGFKLTGKLKEGITATDLVLTVTQMLRKKGVVGKFVEFYGDGLADLPLADRATIANMAPEYGATCGFFPVDDITLDYLRLSGRPSETVKLVEAYSKAQGLWRLPGQEPAFTDSLALDMGSVEASLAGPKRPQDRVSLPNVAQAFSDFIDLQFKPTSKEVGRLESEGGGGVAVGNADLAGEADYEYDGQIYRLKNGAVVIAAITSCTNTSNPSVMMAAGLVAKKAVEKGLKRKPWVKSSLAPGSKVVTDYYKAAGLTQYLDELGFALVGYGCTTCIGNSGPLAEPIEKAIQAADLTVASVLSGNRNFEGRVHPLVKTNWLASPPLVVAYALAGTVRIDISSEPLGTDKEGNLVYLRDIWPSTKEIADAVNQVNTAMFHKEYAEVFAGDEQWQAIEVPQAATYVWQDDSTYIQHPPFFDDIGGPPPVVKDVAGARVLALLGDSVTTDHISPAGNIKADSPAGHYLREKGVEPRDFNSYGSRRGNHEVMMRGTFANIRIRNEMLGGEEGGNTIYIPTGERMPIYDAAMRYQASGTPLVVIAGQEYGTGSSRDWAAKGTNLLGVKAVIAESFERIHRSNLVGMGVLPLQFKLDQNRKSLNLTGKETLDILGLTGVELTPRMNLTLVITRENGSREKVEVLCRIDTLNEVEYFKSGGILHYVLRQLIAS from the coding sequence ATGCCGTCCCTCGATAGCCTGAAAACCCTTAAAACCTTACAAGTTGACGACAAGACCTATCACTATTTCAGTTTGCCGGATGCCGCCAAGAGCTTGGGCGATCTGGACAAGCTGCCAATGTCGTTGAAAGTGTTGCTGGAAAACCTGCTGCGCTGGGAAGATGAAAAAACCGTCACCGGCGCCGACCTCAGGGCGATTGCCGCCTGGCTCAAGGAACGTCGCTCCGACCGTGAAATTCAGTACCGTCCCGCGCGGGTATTGATGCAAGACTTTACCGGTGTTCCCGCCGTGGTCGACCTCGCCGCCATGCGCGCCGCGATGGCGAAGGCTGGCGGCGACCCGCAGCGAATCAATCCGCTCTCCCCCGTGGATCTGGTCATCGACCACTCGGTGATGGTCGATAAATTCGCCAGCGCCAGCGCCTTCGAACAGAACGTCGACATCGAAATGCAGCGCAATGGTGAACGTTATGCGTTCCTGCGCTGGGGCCAAAGCGCCTTCGATAACTTCAGCGTGGTACCGCCGGGCACCGGCATCTGCCACCAGGTGAATCTGGAATACCTGGGGCGCACGGTCTGGACCAAGGACGAGGACGAGCGCACGTATGCCTTCCCGGACACCCTGGTAGGCACCGACTCCCACACCACCATGATCAACGGCCTCGGCGTACTCGGCTGGGGTGTCGGCGGGATCGAAGCGGAAGCGGCGATGCTCGGCCAACCGGTGTCGATGCTGATCCCGGAAGTGATCGGCTTCAAACTCACCGGCAAGCTCAAGGAAGGCATCACCGCCACCGACCTGGTGCTGACCGTCACCCAGATGCTGCGCAAGAAAGGCGTAGTCGGCAAATTCGTCGAGTTCTACGGCGACGGCCTCGCCGACCTGCCACTGGCCGACCGCGCGACCATCGCCAACATGGCCCCGGAGTACGGCGCCACCTGCGGCTTCTTCCCGGTGGACGATATCACCCTGGACTATCTGCGTTTATCCGGCCGCCCCAGCGAGACCGTGAAACTGGTCGAGGCGTACAGCAAAGCCCAGGGTCTGTGGCGCCTGCCGGGACAGGAACCGGCGTTCACCGACAGTCTGGCGCTGGACATGGGCAGCGTCGAAGCCAGCCTTGCCGGGCCGAAACGCCCACAGGACCGGGTATCGCTGCCGAATGTTGCGCAAGCGTTCAGTGACTTCATCGACCTGCAATTCAAACCCACCAGCAAGGAAGTCGGTCGTCTCGAAAGTGAAGGCGGCGGTGGCGTCGCGGTGGGCAATGCCGATCTGGCCGGTGAAGCCGACTACGAATACGACGGCCAGATTTATCGATTGAAAAACGGCGCGGTGGTCATTGCCGCGATCACCTCCTGCACCAACACCTCCAACCCGAGCGTGATGATGGCCGCCGGCCTGGTGGCGAAGAAAGCCGTCGAAAAAGGCCTCAAGCGCAAACCGTGGGTCAAGAGTTCGCTGGCCCCAGGCTCGAAAGTGGTCACCGACTACTACAAGGCGGCCGGCCTGACCCAGTACCTTGATGAACTGGGTTTTGCCTTGGTCGGCTACGGCTGCACCACGTGCATCGGCAACTCCGGGCCATTGGCGGAGCCGATCGAAAAAGCCATTCAGGCTGCCGACCTAACCGTCGCCTCGGTGCTGTCGGGCAACCGCAACTTTGAAGGTCGCGTGCATCCGCTGGTGAAAACCAACTGGCTGGCCTCCCCGCCGCTGGTCGTCGCCTATGCGCTGGCCGGCACGGTGCGCATCGACATCAGCAGCGAGCCTTTGGGTACCGATAAAGAGGGCAATCTGGTGTATCTGCGGGACATCTGGCCAAGCACCAAAGAGATTGCCGACGCGGTGAACCAGGTCAACACCGCGATGTTCCACAAGGAATACGCCGAAGTGTTTGCCGGCGACGAGCAATGGCAGGCGATTGAAGTGCCGCAAGCGGCGACCTATGTCTGGCAGGACGATTCGACGTACATCCAGCATCCACCGTTCTTCGATGACATCGGCGGGCCGCCGCCGGTGGTCAAGGACGTCGCCGGTGCCAGAGTCCTCGCGCTGCTGGGTGATTCGGTGACCACCGACCACATCTCTCCGGCCGGCAACATCAAGGCTGACAGCCCGGCAGGCCACTACCTGCGCGAGAAAGGTGTGGAACCACGAGACTTCAACTCCTACGGCTCGCGTCGCGGCAACCACGAAGTGATGATGCGCGGCACCTTCGCCAACATCCGCATTCGCAACGAGATGCTCGGTGGCGAAGAAGGCGGCAATACGATTTACATTCCCACCGGGGAGAGGATGCCGATCTACGACGCGGCCATGCGTTATCAAGCCTCGGGCACGCCGCTGGTGGTGATTGCCGGGCAAGAATATGGCACCGGCTCGAGTCGTGACTGGGCGGCCAAGGGCACCAATCTGCTGGGGGTCAAAGCGGTCATTGCGGAAAGTTTCGAACGGATTCACCGCTCCAACCTGGTAGGCATGGGCGTGTTGCCGTTGCAGTTCAAGCTGGATCAAAACCGCAAGAGCCTGAACCTGACCGGCAAGGAGACGCTGGATATTCTGGGTTTGACCGGCGTAGAGCTGACGCCGCGGATGAACCTGACGCTGGTGATCACCCGTGAAAACGGCAGCCGCGAGAAAGTCGAGGTGTTGTGCCGGATCGATACCCTGAATGAGGTGGAGTACTTCAAATCGGGGGGGATTTTGCATTACGTGTTGCGGCAGTTGATTGCCTCGTAA
- the rlmM gene encoding 23S rRNA (cytidine(2498)-2'-O)-methyltransferase RlmM: MNTLFMHCRPGFESEVCSEISEHAARLNVAGYAKAKTASACAEFICTEEDGAQRLMRGQRFADLIFPRQWARGIFIDLPETDRISVILAHMADFPLCGSLWLEMVDTNDGKELSNFCKKFEGHLRKALMAAGKLVEDAHKPRLLLTFKSGREVFMGLAESNNSAMWPMGIPRLKFPREAPSRSTLKLEEAWHHFIPRDQWDERLHSDMTGVDLGAAPGGWTWQLVNRGMLVTAIDNGPMAESLMDTGLVQHLMADGFTFKPKQPVDWMVCDIVEKPARNAAMLEEWIGEGHCREAVVNLKLPMKQRYAEVKRLLERIADGFKERGIRVEIGCKQLYHDREEVTCHLRRIDVKKPKSR; encoded by the coding sequence ATGAACACCCTCTTTATGCATTGCCGGCCGGGCTTCGAAAGCGAAGTCTGTTCCGAGATTTCCGAACACGCCGCGCGGCTGAACGTGGCCGGTTATGCCAAGGCCAAGACTGCCAGCGCCTGCGCCGAATTCATCTGCACCGAAGAAGACGGCGCCCAGCGCCTGATGCGTGGTCAGCGTTTCGCCGATCTGATCTTCCCTCGCCAGTGGGCTCGCGGGATTTTCATTGATCTGCCGGAAACCGACCGCATCAGCGTGATCCTCGCGCACATGGCGGACTTCCCGCTGTGCGGCAGCCTGTGGCTGGAAATGGTCGACACCAACGATGGCAAGGAACTGTCGAACTTCTGCAAGAAGTTCGAAGGCCACCTGCGCAAGGCGCTGATGGCCGCTGGCAAACTGGTTGAAGATGCCCATAAACCGCGCCTGCTGCTGACCTTCAAAAGTGGCCGCGAAGTGTTCATGGGGCTGGCCGAGTCGAACAACTCGGCGATGTGGCCGATGGGCATTCCGCGGCTGAAGTTTCCGCGTGAAGCACCGAGCCGTTCGACGCTGAAACTGGAAGAGGCGTGGCACCATTTCATCCCTCGCGATCAGTGGGACGAGCGTCTGCACAGTGATATGACTGGCGTCGACCTTGGCGCTGCTCCCGGCGGCTGGACCTGGCAACTGGTCAACCGCGGCATGCTGGTGACCGCGATCGACAACGGCCCGATGGCCGAAAGCCTGATGGACACCGGTCTGGTGCAACACTTGATGGCTGACGGTTTCACCTTCAAGCCCAAGCAACCGGTGGACTGGATGGTCTGCGACATCGTCGAGAAACCGGCGCGCAACGCCGCGATGCTGGAAGAATGGATTGGCGAGGGGCATTGCCGCGAAGCGGTGGTCAACCTCAAACTGCCGATGAAGCAGCGTTACGCCGAAGTGAAGCGTTTGCTGGAGCGCATTGCCGACGGGTTCAAGGAACGCGGCATTCGGGTCGAGATCGGCTGCAAGCAGCTGTATCACGACCGCGAAGAAGTGACCTGCCACCTGCGCCGGATCGACGTAAAGAAACCGAAATCCCGCTGA
- the tusA gene encoding sulfurtransferase TusA, with protein MSEMIDTPVDGTLDATGLNCPEPVMMLHQHIRDLVPGGLLKVIATDPSTRRDIPKFCVFLDHELVAQHEEAGTYLYWIRKKLA; from the coding sequence ATGAGTGAAATGATTGATACGCCGGTTGACGGCACCCTCGACGCCACCGGCCTCAACTGCCCGGAGCCGGTGATGATGCTGCACCAGCACATCCGTGACCTGGTGCCCGGCGGCCTGCTCAAGGTGATCGCCACCGACCCGTCGACCCGTCGCGACATTCCCAAGTTCTGCGTGTTTCTCGACCACGAACTGGTGGCGCAGCACGAAGAGGCAGGCACCTACCTCTACTGGATCCGCAAGAAACTCGCTTAA
- a CDS encoding MATE family efflux transporter — protein MNSVTDRPAATSLTRPARVRLELKNLLGLALPIMIAQLATTAMGFVDAVMAGRVGPMDLAAVALGNSIWVPVFLLMTGTLLATTPKVAQRFGAGTHSEIGPIVRQALWLALVVGLMATGMLFSAEPILHIMKVDPELIGPCMQYLHGIASGLPAVAFYHVLRCFSDGLGRTRPAMVLGLCGLALNIPLNYVFIYGHFGVPAMGGVGCGWATGIVMWVMALGMAGWERWAPAYQSSQLFSRFDWPQWSVIKRLLGIGLPIGIAVFAESSIFAVIALLIGSLGATVVAGHQIALNFSSLVFMIPYSLGMAVTVRVGQALGRQEPRQARFAAGVGMGTALAYACISASMMLLLREHIATIYTSDPTVIHVAAMLIVYSALFQFSDAIQVTAAGALRGYQDTRVTMILTLFAYWGIGLPVGYALGLTDWFGTPSGPSGLWQGLIVGLSCAALMLSIRLTRSARKRIRISQSAG, from the coding sequence TTGAATTCCGTGACTGACCGCCCCGCCGCTACTTCCCTAACCCGCCCGGCCCGGGTTCGCCTGGAGCTGAAAAACCTGCTCGGCCTGGCCTTGCCGATCATGATCGCGCAACTGGCGACCACCGCCATGGGCTTCGTCGATGCGGTGATGGCGGGCCGGGTCGGGCCAATGGATCTGGCGGCGGTTGCGCTGGGCAACTCGATCTGGGTGCCGGTGTTTCTGTTGATGACCGGCACTCTGCTGGCTACTACCCCGAAAGTCGCCCAACGTTTCGGCGCTGGCACCCACAGCGAGATCGGCCCGATCGTGCGCCAGGCACTGTGGCTGGCATTGGTGGTGGGCTTGATGGCGACCGGCATGTTGTTCAGCGCCGAACCGATTTTGCACATCATGAAGGTCGATCCCGAATTGATCGGCCCGTGCATGCAGTACCTGCATGGCATCGCCAGCGGTTTGCCCGCCGTCGCGTTCTACCATGTGCTGCGCTGTTTCAGTGATGGCCTGGGGCGCACGCGTCCGGCCATGGTGTTGGGTCTGTGCGGGCTCGCGCTGAACATTCCGCTGAACTACGTCTTCATCTATGGCCACTTCGGTGTGCCGGCCATGGGTGGTGTCGGTTGCGGCTGGGCCACGGGGATCGTGATGTGGGTGATGGCCCTGGGCATGGCCGGGTGGGAGCGCTGGGCCCCGGCGTATCAGTCGAGCCAGTTGTTCAGCCGTTTCGACTGGCCGCAGTGGTCGGTGATCAAACGCCTGCTGGGCATTGGCCTGCCGATCGGCATCGCGGTGTTCGCCGAGTCGAGCATCTTCGCGGTGATTGCGCTGCTGATCGGCAGCCTCGGCGCGACAGTGGTGGCCGGGCATCAGATCGCGCTGAACTTCAGCTCGCTGGTGTTCATGATTCCTTACTCCCTTGGCATGGCAGTGACCGTGCGGGTCGGCCAGGCGCTCGGCCGTCAGGAGCCGCGCCAGGCCCGCTTCGCCGCCGGTGTCGGCATGGGCACGGCGCTGGCCTATGCGTGCATCTCCGCGAGCATGATGCTATTGCTGCGTGAACACATCGCAACGATCTACACGTCTGATCCGACTGTGATTCATGTCGCGGCGATGCTGATTGTGTATTCGGCGCTGTTCCAGTTTTCCGATGCGATCCAGGTGACGGCTGCCGGCGCATTGCGCGGCTATCAGGACACTCGGGTGACGATGATCCTGACGCTGTTCGCTTACTGGGGGATTGGTTTGCCGGTGGGTTACGCGTTGGGCCTGACCGATTGGTTCGGCACGCCGAGCGGCCCGAGCGGGCTGTGGCAGGGATTGATCGTGGGCTTGAGTTGCGCGGCGCTGATGCTGTCGATCCGCCTGACGCGCAGTGCACGCAAGCGGATCCGCATCAGTCAGTCGGCGGGTTAA
- the pdxB gene encoding 4-phosphoerythronate dehydrogenase PdxB has translation MLIVADENIPLLDAFFEGFGEIRRVPGRSIDRATVEQADVLLVRSVTNVNRALLEGSKVRFVGTCTIGTDHLDLDYFQRAGITWSSAPGCNARGVVDYVLGSLLTLAEIEGADLTQRTYGVVGAGEVGGRLVKVLQGLGWNVLVCDPPRQAAEGGDYVSLEQIIEQCDVISLHTPLKKHGAQLTWHLFDKNRLSQLKPGTWLINASRGPVVDNAALRQVLLQREDLQAVLDVWEGEPEVDVALAELCVLATPHIAGYSLDGRQRGTAQIYQAYCDFLGQPAQVSLSDLLPTPWLSQVTLNANSDPAWSLAMLCRGVYDPRRDDADFRRSLVGNVNEQRAAFDSLRKHYPLRREIDGLAVQIDGDSPALQKIVVALGASAV, from the coding sequence ATGCTGATTGTTGCCGACGAAAATATCCCGCTGCTCGATGCCTTCTTCGAAGGTTTCGGTGAAATCCGCCGGGTGCCGGGACGTTCCATTGACCGCGCTACCGTCGAACAGGCCGATGTGCTGCTGGTGCGCTCGGTGACCAACGTTAACCGCGCGTTGCTCGAAGGCAGCAAGGTACGCTTTGTCGGCACCTGCACCATCGGCACGGATCACCTGGATCTGGATTACTTTCAGCGGGCCGGCATCACCTGGTCCAGCGCACCCGGCTGCAACGCCCGGGGCGTGGTCGACTACGTACTCGGCAGTCTGCTGACCCTGGCCGAAATCGAAGGCGCCGACCTGACTCAACGCACCTACGGCGTCGTCGGTGCCGGTGAAGTGGGCGGCCGGTTGGTCAAGGTCCTGCAAGGTCTGGGCTGGAACGTGCTGGTCTGTGATCCGCCAAGACAAGCCGCTGAAGGTGGCGATTACGTCAGCCTCGAACAGATCATCGAGCAGTGCGATGTCATCAGCCTGCACACGCCGTTGAAGAAACATGGCGCCCAGTTGACCTGGCATCTGTTCGATAAAAACCGTTTGAGCCAGCTCAAACCCGGTACCTGGCTGATCAACGCCAGTCGTGGCCCGGTGGTGGACAATGCCGCGCTGCGCCAGGTGCTGCTGCAACGCGAAGACCTGCAAGCAGTGCTGGACGTCTGGGAAGGCGAGCCTGAGGTCGATGTGGCACTGGCCGAACTCTGTGTGCTGGCGACGCCGCACATTGCCGGTTACAGCCTCGATGGCAGACAGCGTGGGACAGCGCAGATTTATCAGGCCTATTGCGATTTTCTTGGGCAGCCGGCCCAGGTCAGCTTGAGTGATTTGCTGCCGACGCCCTGGTTGTCGCAAGTGACCTTGAACGCTAACAGCGATCCGGCCTGGTCGCTGGCCATGTTGTGCCGTGGCGTGTACGACCCGCGCCGCGACGATGCGGATTTCCGTCGCAGCCTTGTAGGCAATGTGAACGAACAGCGTGCGGCGTTCGATTCACTGCGCAAGCATTATCCGCTGCGGCGTGAGATTGACGGGTTGGCGGTGCAGATCGATGGGGATTCGCCGGCATTGCAGAAGATCGTGGTGGCGTTGGGTGCTTCGGCTGTCTGA
- a CDS encoding PA1571 family protein, whose protein sequence is MSLQNSSEDKIEVIRTQPDQSLGCSIIDKDGREVPITEGMIQDACRELEQRLVKPAEQK, encoded by the coding sequence ATGTCCTTGCAAAACAGCAGCGAAGACAAGATTGAAGTGATCCGCACACAGCCAGACCAGTCTCTGGGTTGCTCAATTATCGATAAGGATGGGCGCGAAGTACCGATCACTGAAGGCATGATCCAGGACGCTTGCCGCGAACTGGAACAGCGATTGGTCAAGCCTGCCGAACAAAAGTGA
- a CDS encoding ABC transporter transmembrane domain-containing protein, whose protein sequence is MISILSSRQRRAMRLALRFIAPYRWPAVGALLALIVTAGITLSMGQGIRLLVDQGFMTQSPHLLNQSIGLFMLLVVGLAIGTFARFYLVSWIGERVVADIRRQVFNHLIYLHPGFYEDNRSSEIQSRLTADTTLLQSVIGSSLSLFLRNLLMVIGGIVLLFITNPKLTSIVVVALPLVIAPILIFGRRVRSLSRLSQDRIADIGSYVSETLGQIKTVQAYNHQVQDEQRFAATVEEAFNTARKRIFQRAWLITLVIVLVLGAVGVMLWVGGMDVIAGRISAGELAAFVFYSLIVGSAFGTLSEVIGELQRAAGAAERIAELLRSENIIRPPTADLVTLPERVKGDLVLQDVRFSYPSRPESYAVDGLNLTINAGETLALVGPSGAGKSTVYDLLLRFYDPAEGRILLDGVPLTQLDPLDLRRCFALVSQSPALFFGSIEENIRYGNPTATLAQVQEAAKIAYAHDFIEQMPNGYQTHLGDGGLGLSGGQRQRLAIARALLVDAPILLLDEATSALDAQSEHLIQQALPSLMKNRTTLVIAHRLATVKNADRIAVMDQGKLVAVGTHQELIASNALYARLAALQFSDGRHVPTDQVTD, encoded by the coding sequence ATGATCTCCATCCTCTCATCCCGTCAACGGCGCGCCATGCGCCTGGCCCTGCGTTTCATCGCGCCTTATCGCTGGCCGGCCGTCGGTGCCTTGCTCGCATTGATCGTCACGGCGGGCATCACCTTGTCCATGGGGCAGGGGATTCGCCTGCTGGTGGATCAGGGTTTCATGACCCAGTCGCCGCATTTGCTCAACCAGTCCATCGGCTTGTTTATGTTGCTGGTGGTCGGGCTGGCGATTGGCACCTTCGCGCGTTTTTACCTGGTCTCATGGATAGGCGAGCGCGTTGTCGCGGACATCCGCCGTCAAGTGTTCAACCATCTGATTTATCTGCACCCAGGATTCTACGAAGACAACCGCAGCTCCGAGATTCAGTCGCGGTTAACCGCTGACACTACGCTGCTGCAATCGGTGATCGGCTCTTCGCTGTCGCTGTTTTTACGCAATCTGTTGATGGTGATCGGCGGGATCGTCCTGCTGTTCATCACCAACCCCAAGCTCACCAGCATCGTGGTGGTCGCGTTGCCGTTGGTGATCGCGCCGATCCTGATCTTTGGCCGTCGGGTGCGTAGCCTGTCGCGCCTGAGCCAGGACCGGATTGCCGATATCGGCAGCTACGTTTCCGAAACCCTGGGCCAGATCAAAACCGTGCAGGCCTACAACCATCAGGTCCAGGATGAGCAGCGCTTTGCCGCAACGGTGGAGGAGGCCTTCAACACCGCTCGCAAGCGGATCTTCCAGCGGGCCTGGCTGATTACCCTGGTGATCGTGCTGGTGCTTGGCGCCGTCGGGGTGATGCTCTGGGTCGGCGGAATGGATGTCATCGCCGGGCGAATTTCCGCGGGCGAGCTGGCGGCGTTTGTGTTTTACAGCCTGATCGTTGGTAGCGCATTCGGCACATTGAGCGAAGTGATCGGCGAACTGCAGCGTGCCGCCGGCGCCGCCGAGCGGATAGCCGAATTGCTGCGTTCGGAAAACATCATCCGGCCACCGACCGCTGACCTGGTGACCTTGCCTGAACGGGTAAAGGGTGACCTGGTGCTGCAAGACGTGCGCTTTTCCTACCCGTCGCGTCCCGAAAGCTATGCGGTCGATGGTTTGAATCTGACGATCAATGCCGGTGAAACCCTCGCGTTGGTTGGGCCGTCCGGTGCCGGTAAGTCGACGGTGTATGACTTGCTGCTGCGCTTTTACGACCCGGCCGAAGGACGCATCCTGCTCGATGGCGTGCCGCTGACTCAACTCGATCCGTTGGACCTGCGCCGCTGCTTCGCCCTGGTCTCGCAATCCCCGGCGCTGTTCTTTGGCAGCATCGAAGAGAACATCCGCTACGGCAACCCGACGGCAACCCTGGCCCAGGTTCAGGAAGCGGCGAAAATCGCTTACGCCCACGACTTCATCGAGCAAATGCCCAACGGCTACCAGACCCACCTTGGCGACGGTGGCCTCGGTTTGTCCGGTGGTCAACGCCAACGCCTGGCCATTGCCCGGGCATTGCTGGTGGACGCGCCGATTCTGCTACTGGACGAAGCCACCAGCGCCCTCGACGCCCAGAGCGAACACCTGATCCAGCAAGCCCTGCCGAGCCTGATGAAAAACCGCACGACGCTGGTCATCGCCCACCGGCTGGCTACGGTGAAAAACGCTGACCGGATCGCGGTGATGGACCAAGGGAAACTGGTGGCGGTGGGGACGCATCAGGAATTGATTGCGAGCAACGCGCTGTATGCGCGGTTGGCGGCGTTGCAGTTCAGTGATGGGCGCCATGTACCAACCGACCAAGTAACCGACTAA